From a single Nicotiana tomentosiformis chromosome 2, ASM39032v3, whole genome shotgun sequence genomic region:
- the LOC104118988 gene encoding ribosomal RNA small subunit methyltransferase, mitochondrial, producing the protein MLHRTKTLSENISKLNLSQHFLRQHCRTKSTRRFNNAKDEDEDYHRVRRKTENQEAQIYLLKSRGQHLLMNPRVLNSIVQKSNILPTDTVLEIGPGTGNLTLKLLEVAEKVIAIEIDKRMVEILHKRVSERGLQDRLTVFCQDALRTEFPKFDLMVANIPYGISSPLVAKLVFGKNSYRGGTLLLQKEFARRLLANPGDSEFNRLAVNVKLVADVEFVMNVSKKDFLPCPKVDSSVVKIHPKAEIPEVDYEEWCAFTRTCFTKKNKTLGAIFKQKRMLLDLMKLQEIKGDEVNNTIYSDYHVNDTEDEDGLSNEDNANFSSDVGMDLNLFREKVIDILRSGGFEDKRPSKLSHEELLNLLSLFNRARLHFHGQVKPTNRKDAELASAFGPL; encoded by the exons ATGCTTCATCGTACCAAAACTCTCTCCGAAAATATTTCCAAACTAAACCTTAGCCAACATTTTCTCCGTCAACATTGTCGTACGAAGTCGACTCGCCGTTTCAACAACGCcaaagatgaagatgaagattaTCACAGAGTTCGAAGAAAAACTGAAAATCAAGAAGCACAAATTTATTTGCTGAAAAGCAGAGGTCAACATCTGCTCATGAATCCCCGAGTTCTTAACTCCATTGTCCAAAAATCCAACATACTTCCTACTGATACTGTTCTAGAAATTGGACCCGGCACCGGAAATCTCACCCTGAAACTTCTAGAAGTTGCCGAAAAGGTTATAGCCATTGAAATTGACAAACGTATGGTAGAGATTCTTCACAAGCGTGTCTCTGAGCGAGGGCTTCAGGACCGCTTAACT GTTTTTTGTCAAGATGCTTTAAGGACTGAGTTTCCAAAGTTTGATCTTATGGTAGCCAACATCCCTTATGGAATATCCTCCCCTCTGGTCGCTAAATTGGTTTTTGGGAAGAACTCATATAGGGGTGGGACATTACTGCTGCAGAAAGAGTTTGCAAGGAGGCTATTGGCAAATCCAGGGGATTCGGAGTTTAATAGATTAGCTGTGAACGTGAAGCTGGTGGCTGATGTAGAGTTTGTCATGAATGTGAGCAAGAAGGACTTTTTGCCATGTCCTAAAGTTGATTCTTCTGTTGTGAAGATACATCCTAAAGCTGAAATCCCAGAGGTTGACTATGAAGAATGGTGTGCGTTTACAAGAACTTGCTTCACCAAGAAAAATAAAACATTGGGTGCGATCTTTAAGCAGAAAAGAATGTTGCTGGATTTAATGAAGCTGCAAGAAATCAAAGGGGATGAAGTGAATAACACAATTTACAGtgattatcatgttaatgatacagAAGATGAAGATGGGTTGAGCAATGAAGATAATGCTAATTTCTCTTCTGATGTCGGAATGGACCTGAACTTGTTTAGAGAGAAAGTCATTGACATTCTACGATCTGGTGGATTCGAAGATAAGAGGCCTTCAAAGCTCTCCCATGAGGAGCTACTGAACTTACTTTCTTTATTCAATCGAGCTAGGTTGCACTTTCACGGTCAAGTAAAACCAACAAATAGAAAGGATGCAGAACTTGCTTCTGCATTTGGTCCATTATAA